The following proteins come from a genomic window of Malus domestica chromosome 02, GDT2T_hap1:
- the LOC103426917 gene encoding protein RBL, whose translation MNAAIIDPLQGDFPEVIEEYLEYGVMKCIAFNRRGTLLAAGCSDGNCIVWDFETRGIAKELRDRDCVAAITSVCWSKYGHRILVSAADKSLTLWDVVSGEKITRTILQQTPLQARLHPGSSFPSLCLACPLSSAPIIVDLNTGSTVVLPVSIPDSNPGLVPPPRNKISEGSPPFSPTAACFNKYGDLVYAGNSKGEILVIDYKSIQVRAMVPTSGVSVIKNIVFSRNGQYLLTNSNDRTIRIYENLLPLKDGLKTLDDINETLDGIDGVEKLKAVGSKCLTLFREFQDAITKMHWKAPCFSGDGEWVIGGSASKGEHKIYIWDRAGHLVKILEGPKEALIDLVWHPVHPIVVSVSLTGLVYIWAKDYTENWSAFAPDFKELEENEEYIEREDEFDLIPEAEKVKDSDINEDDEVDIVTVEKDSAFSDSDMSQEELCFLPAIPSPDVLDPQDKCIESSSKLVDSNSGSPISEEGTPNGRAINHASSPLEEDAGATRLKRKRKPSEKGLEFQA comes from the exons ATGAACGCTGCAATTATCG ACCCATTGCAAGGGGATTTCCCGGAAGTGATAGAGGAGTATTTGGAGTATGGCGTTATGAAATGCATCGCCTTCAATCGCCGCGGCACCCTTCTTGCTG CTGGGTGTTCTGACGGAAATTGCATCGTATGGGATTTTGAGACCAGGGGAATTGCCAAGGAGCTTCGTGACAGAGATTGTGTTGCTGCGATAACTAGTGTATGTTGGTCAAAGTATGGGCATCGCATTCTTGTGTCTGCTGCGGACAAGTCATTGACACTATGGGATGTTGTCAGTGGTGAGAAGATAACGCGAACGATACTGCAACAAACCCCTTTACAAGCTCGGCTTCATCCTGGTTCGTCTTTTCCATCTCTCTGCCTGGCATGCCCCCTCTCATCTGCTCCCATCATTGTTGACTTGAATACTGGAAGCACAGTTGTTCTTCCAGTTTCCATTCCTGACTCTAACCCAGGACTTGTCCCTCCGCCACGGAACAAAATCTCTGAGGGAAGTCCACCTTTCTCTCCTACCGCTGCTTGCTTTAATAAGTATGGTGATCTGGTTTATGCGGGGAACTCCAAAGGTGAAATACTTGTAATAGATTATAAAAGTATTCAAGTGCGTGCCATGGTTCCCACTTCTGGAGTTTCTGTGATTAAGAACATAGTATTCAGCAGGAATGGACAGTATTTGCTTACAAATTCAAATGATAGAACAATCAGGATCTACGAGAACCTTCTGCCCTTGAAAGATGGACTTAAAACCCTGGATGACATAAACGAGACCCTTGATGGAATTGATGGTGTTGAGAAGTTGAAAGCTGTTGGATCAAAATGCTTAACACTTTTCCGTGAATTTCAAGATGCCATCACAAAGATGCACTGGAAAGCACCTTGTTTCAGTGGTGATGGTGAGTGGGTGATTGGTGGTTCTGCAAGCAAAGGAGAACACAAGATTTACATATGGGATAGGGCCGGACATCTTGTGAAAATTCTTGAAGGGCCAAAGGAAGCCTTGATTGATTTGGTGTGGCATCCTGTTCACCCCATTGTTGTCTCTGTTTCACTGACTGGTTTGGTTTATATCTGGGCTAAAGATTACACTGAGAACTGGAGTGCATTTGCTCCTGATTTCAAAGAGCTTGAGGAAAACGAAGAATACATAGAACGAGAAGATGAGTTTGATCTAATACCTGAAGCTGAAAAG GTAAAAGACTCTGATATTAATGAAGATGATGAAGTTGATATTGTGACAGTGGAGAAGGACTCAGCTTTCAGTGATTCAGATATGTCACAGGAAGAGCTATGCTTTTTACCTGCAATTCCTTCTCCTGATGTTCTGGACCCGCAAGATAAGTGCATAGAAAGTTCATCAAAGCTGGTGGATAGTAATTCTGGCTCCCCTATTTCAGAAGAGGGCACACCAAATGGACGTGCAATTAATCATGCGTCAAGTCCACTTGAAG AGGATGCTGGAGCAACACGCTTGAAAAGAAAACGGAAACCTTCCGAGAAGGGGTTGGAGTTTCAGGCTTAG
- the LOC103426951 gene encoding protein RESTRICTED TEV MOVEMENT 2-like yields MVMRRGPIGGSSGSNTRPRQTNRPTYEDFQPRFELKEEQEAHSVLVHLPGFVKEQVRITIEHNPNVIRVHGQRPLGNNKYSRFNQTFPIHENCDVSKIDGKFNDGILTITIPKPVITQTAATKPVQEPPPKTAATAPKPMPQKVKEDPIPSKPSLTTPAAAASKAEKATFTARDEKEKDDKNGGRPLGPPKGTAAETKAQKDKEDAVLPKPVSSTQSDKQRDEKRLLLLTSPETGIGMPKSQEHGHDGKRGKASGVENKDQREANGKPDAEPKNDEKLVKITLRKETETGERSKEARGLGKPKEDSVAANAMAGAKQHMKNLGNGMSDEEKKMLINMGAAVLVLLALGASASYNIWSSATGKN; encoded by the exons atggttatGCGACGTGGTCCAATTGGTGGAAGCTCTGGTTCTAATACCCGACCAAGACAAACAAATCGTCCCACTTATGAAGATTTCCAGCCCCGCTTTGAATTGAAGGAAGAGCAGGAAGCTCACAGCGTACTTGTTCATCTACCTg GGTTTGTGAAGGAGCAGGTGAGGATTACTATTGAGCATAACCCTAATGTGATTAGGGTTCATGGACAAAGACCTCTGGGCAACAACAAATATAGCCGTTTCAACCAAACATTTCCGATTCATGAAAATTGCGACGTAAGTAAAATTGATGGCAAATTTAACGATGGGATTCTTACCATCACAATACCAAAGCCAGTCATCACACAGACAGCAGCAACCAAACCAGTCCAAGAGCCACCACCGAAAACTGCTGCAACCGCTCCCAAGCCGATGCCACAGAAAGTTAAAGAGGACCCAATTCCTTCAAAGCCGAGTTTGACAACACCGGCCGCTGCCGCGTCAAAGGCAGAAAAGGCTACTTTCACTGCCAGagatgaaaaagaaaaggatgaCAAGAATGGTGGTCGTCCATTAGGCCCTCCGAAAGGCACTGCAGCCGAGACAAAAGCACAGAAGGATAAGGAGGACGCGGTTCTTCCAAAACCAGTTTCATCAACCCAGAGTGACAAACAAAGGGATGAGAAGAGGCTGTTACTTTTGACTAGTCCGGAAACAGGCATCGGCATGCCCAAGTCTCAAGAGCATGGTCATGATGGGAAGAGGGGAAAGGCTTCTGGGGTTGAAAACAAGGATCAGAGAGAAGCAAATGGGAAGCCTGATGCAGAAccgaagaatgatgagaaacttGTCAAAATTACTCTACGTAAGGAAACGGAGACCGGTGAGAGAAGCAAAGAAGCAAGGGGTCTCGGTAAGCCTAAAGAGGACTCCGTGGCTGCAAATGCGATGGCTGGTGCAAAGCAGCATATGAAAAACCTCGGGAACGGGATGAGCGATGAAGAGAAGAAGATGTTGATCAATATGGGCGCGGCAGTTCTAGTTCTTCTGGCACTAGGGGCTTCTGCATCCTACAATATCTGGTCCTCTGCAACAGGCAAAAACTAA
- the LOC103426916 gene encoding uncharacterized protein isoform X1 has protein sequence MAWVSVPVVGLFLVWWWMGLATVKADYIMYKDPTQPAAARVGDLLSRMTLEEKIGQMVQIDRSVASIDTMKTYFIGSVLSGGGSTPLPEASAEDWVNMINGFQKGALSSRLGIPMIYGIDAVHGHNNVYNATIFPHNVGLGATRDPELVRRIGSATALEARATGIPYVFAPCIAVCRDPRWGRCYESYSEDHTIVQEMTEIIPGLQGDIPANSQKGVPYVGGNKKVAACAKHFVGDGGTSKGINEYNTVVDQQELLSIHMPAYSDAIIKGVSTVMISYSSWNGKKMHANRDLITDYLKGTLQFKGFVISDWEGIDRITSPPHSNYTYSVQDSVLAGIDMVMVPINYKEFINDLINLVKNNVVPMDRIDDAAGRILLVKFTMGLFENPLADFSLVNELGSQDHRDLAREAVRKSVVLLKNGKNGNITDPVIPLPKKVSKILVAGSHADNLGYQCGGWTIAWQGFSGNKYTSGTTILGAIKSAVDSSTEVIYSENPDGNFVKSNNFSYAIVVVGEHPYAETAGDSPNLMMAEPGPSVISNVCESVKCIVVLITGRPIVIEPYISSIDALVAAWLPGSEGQGITDVLFGDRGFSGKLPRTWFRTVDQLPMNVGDSHYDPLFPFGFGLETESVKELVTRSTSAGVVARPCILIVLVALILSFIV, from the exons ATGGCTTGGGTTTCGGTACCAGTCGTGGgtttgtttttggtttggtGGTGGATGGGTTTGGCTACGGTCAAGGCTGATTACATCATGTACAAAGATCCAACCCAACCAGCGGCTGCTCGAGTTGGGGACCTTCTTAGCAGGATGACTCTTGAAGAGAAGATTGGTCAGATGGTGCAGATTGATAGGAGTGTTGCCTCTATTGATACTATGAAAACTTACTTCATAG GTAGTGTATTGAGCGGTGGTGGCAGTACACCACTTCCAGAAGCTAGTGCTGAAGACTGGGTTAACATGATTAATGGATTTCAGAAGGGAGCTCTATCTAGTCGTTTGGGCATTCCTATGATCTATGGCATTGATGCTGTTCATGGACACAATAATGTCTACAATGCTACAATATTTCCGCATAATGTTGGGCTTGGAGCTACCAG GGACCCTGAACTGGTACGAAGAATTGGTTCTGCAACTGCTCTTGAAGCCCGAGCTACGGGGATTCCTTATGTATTTGCTCCTTGCATTGCG GTATGCAGAGATCCAAGATGGGGCCGGTGTTACGAAAGTTACAGCGAAGATCACACAATTGTGCAAGAAATGACGGAGATTATTCCAGGTTTACAGGGAGATATCCCTGCAAATTCTCAGAAAGGAGTGCCATATGTTGGGGGAAA taAAAAGGTTGCAGCTTGTGCAAAGCACTTCGTTGGTGATGGTGGCACAAGCAAGGGCATTAATGAGTACAACACTGTGGTTGACCAACAGGAATTGCTTAGCATCCACATGCCTGCCTATTCTGACGCCATCATCAAGGGTGTCTCAACCGTGATGATTTCCTACTCCAGTTGGAATGGGAAAAAGATGCATGCAAACCGTGATCTAATTACGGACTACCTCAAGGGCACCCTTCAATTTAAG GGTTTTGTTATATCAGACTGGGAGGGTATTGACAGGATTACCTCACCGCCACATTCAAACTACACATACTCTGTCCAAGATTCAGTTCTAGCTGGAATTGACATG GTCATGGTCCCTATCAACTATAAAGAATTCATTAATGATCTCATTAACCTGGTCAAGAATAACGTTGTCCCAATGGATCGTATTGATGATGCTGCGGGAAGGATTCTGCTTGTCAAGTTCACCATGGGTCTTTTTGAGAACCCGTTGGCTGATTTCAGCCTAGTCAATGAGCTTGGAAGCCAG GATCATAGAGATTTGGCAAGGGAGGCTGTCAGAAAATCCGTCGTGCTTTTGAAGAATGGGAAAAACGGGAACATTACAGATCCAGTCATACCTCTTCCCAAGAAGGTGTCTAAAATTCTAGTTGCCGGCAGTCATGCTGATAATCTGGGCTACCAATGTGGTGGATGGACAATTGCATGGCAAGGATTCAGtggcaacaaatatacatccG GGACTACGATCCTTGGTGCTATAAAATCAGCAGTCGACTCAAGCACAGAAGTTATCTACAGTGAGAATCCTGATGGTAATTTTGTGAAGTCCAACAACTTTTCATATGCCATTGTTGTGGTTGGCGAGCATCCTTATGCTGAGACTGCGGGAGACAGCCCAAACCTAATGATGGCGGAACCTGGCCCAAGTGTCATCAGCAATGTGTGTGAAAGTGTCAAGTGCATTGTTGTCTTAATAACTGGCAGACCTATTGTAATTGAACCATATATTTCCTCGATTGATGCTCTGGTGGCAGCATGGTTGCCAGGCTCTGAAGGCCAAGGCATTACTGATGTCCTTTTTGGGGATCGTGGATTCAGTGGAAAGCTTCCAAGAACATGGTTCAGAACTGTCGATCAACTCCCAATGAATGTTGGTGATTCACACTATGATCCACTTTTCCCGTTTGGGTTTGGACTGGAAACTGAGTCAGTAAAGGAGCTTGTAACAAG GTCGACCTCAGCTGGTGTTGTTGCAAGGCCATGCATACTTATCGTCCTGGTTGCTCTGATTCTTAGCTTTATAGTTTAG
- the LOC103426916 gene encoding uncharacterized protein isoform X2, with translation MALMLFMDTIMSTMLQYFRIMLGLELPVHRDPELVRRIGSATALEARATGIPYVFAPCIAVCRDPRWGRCYESYSEDHTIVQEMTEIIPGLQGDIPANSQKGVPYVGGNKKVAACAKHFVGDGGTSKGINEYNTVVDQQELLSIHMPAYSDAIIKGVSTVMISYSSWNGKKMHANRDLITDYLKGTLQFKGFVISDWEGIDRITSPPHSNYTYSVQDSVLAGIDMVMVPINYKEFINDLINLVKNNVVPMDRIDDAAGRILLVKFTMGLFENPLADFSLVNELGSQDHRDLAREAVRKSVVLLKNGKNGNITDPVIPLPKKVSKILVAGSHADNLGYQCGGWTIAWQGFSGNKYTSGTTILGAIKSAVDSSTEVIYSENPDGNFVKSNNFSYAIVVVGEHPYAETAGDSPNLMMAEPGPSVISNVCESVKCIVVLITGRPIVIEPYISSIDALVAAWLPGSEGQGITDVLFGDRGFSGKLPRTWFRTVDQLPMNVGDSHYDPLFPFGFGLETESVKELVTRSTSAGVVARPCILIVLVALILSFIV, from the exons ATGGCATTGATGCTGTTCATGGACACAATAATGTCTACAATGCTACAATATTTCCGCATAATGTTGGGCTTGGAGCTACCAG TACACAGGGACCCTGAACTGGTACGAAGAATTGGTTCTGCAACTGCTCTTGAAGCCCGAGCTACGGGGATTCCTTATGTATTTGCTCCTTGCATTGCG GTATGCAGAGATCCAAGATGGGGCCGGTGTTACGAAAGTTACAGCGAAGATCACACAATTGTGCAAGAAATGACGGAGATTATTCCAGGTTTACAGGGAGATATCCCTGCAAATTCTCAGAAAGGAGTGCCATATGTTGGGGGAAA taAAAAGGTTGCAGCTTGTGCAAAGCACTTCGTTGGTGATGGTGGCACAAGCAAGGGCATTAATGAGTACAACACTGTGGTTGACCAACAGGAATTGCTTAGCATCCACATGCCTGCCTATTCTGACGCCATCATCAAGGGTGTCTCAACCGTGATGATTTCCTACTCCAGTTGGAATGGGAAAAAGATGCATGCAAACCGTGATCTAATTACGGACTACCTCAAGGGCACCCTTCAATTTAAG GGTTTTGTTATATCAGACTGGGAGGGTATTGACAGGATTACCTCACCGCCACATTCAAACTACACATACTCTGTCCAAGATTCAGTTCTAGCTGGAATTGACATG GTCATGGTCCCTATCAACTATAAAGAATTCATTAATGATCTCATTAACCTGGTCAAGAATAACGTTGTCCCAATGGATCGTATTGATGATGCTGCGGGAAGGATTCTGCTTGTCAAGTTCACCATGGGTCTTTTTGAGAACCCGTTGGCTGATTTCAGCCTAGTCAATGAGCTTGGAAGCCAG GATCATAGAGATTTGGCAAGGGAGGCTGTCAGAAAATCCGTCGTGCTTTTGAAGAATGGGAAAAACGGGAACATTACAGATCCAGTCATACCTCTTCCCAAGAAGGTGTCTAAAATTCTAGTTGCCGGCAGTCATGCTGATAATCTGGGCTACCAATGTGGTGGATGGACAATTGCATGGCAAGGATTCAGtggcaacaaatatacatccG GGACTACGATCCTTGGTGCTATAAAATCAGCAGTCGACTCAAGCACAGAAGTTATCTACAGTGAGAATCCTGATGGTAATTTTGTGAAGTCCAACAACTTTTCATATGCCATTGTTGTGGTTGGCGAGCATCCTTATGCTGAGACTGCGGGAGACAGCCCAAACCTAATGATGGCGGAACCTGGCCCAAGTGTCATCAGCAATGTGTGTGAAAGTGTCAAGTGCATTGTTGTCTTAATAACTGGCAGACCTATTGTAATTGAACCATATATTTCCTCGATTGATGCTCTGGTGGCAGCATGGTTGCCAGGCTCTGAAGGCCAAGGCATTACTGATGTCCTTTTTGGGGATCGTGGATTCAGTGGAAAGCTTCCAAGAACATGGTTCAGAACTGTCGATCAACTCCCAATGAATGTTGGTGATTCACACTATGATCCACTTTTCCCGTTTGGGTTTGGACTGGAAACTGAGTCAGTAAAGGAGCTTGTAACAAG GTCGACCTCAGCTGGTGTTGTTGCAAGGCCATGCATACTTATCGTCCTGGTTGCTCTGATTCTTAGCTTTATAGTTTAG